In Dryobates pubescens isolate bDryPub1 chromosome 15, bDryPub1.pri, whole genome shotgun sequence, the following proteins share a genomic window:
- the CENPM gene encoding centromere protein M, with the protein MAVLRPFDKLPELNTATILLVGSDESLQGKLAEAMLREKNDFRINIHLAASLPLPSERDHLRPRIDLIVFMFDIKSKYSLRNIEASLAYVDARFFLGKVCFLVTGGMYGISLLPPL; encoded by the exons atGGCGGTGCTGCGGCCCTTCGACAAGCTCCCGGAGCTGAACACCGCCACCATCCTG CTGGTGGGTTCGGACGAAAGCCTCCAGGGCAAGCTGGCGGAGGCGATGCTCCGAGAGAAGAACGACTTCAGGATCAATAT TCACCTTGCTGCATCCCTCCCCTTGCCTTCAGAGAGGGATCACCTTCGGCCCAGGATAGATCTGATTGTGTTTATGTTTGACATCAAGAGCAAATACAG CTTGAGGAACATTGAAGCTTCCCTGGCTTATGTGGATGCCCGCTTCTTCTTGGGGAAAGTGTGCTTTCTTGTCACTGGGGGTATGTATGGCATcagccttcttcctcctctctga